The following proteins come from a genomic window of Candidatus Dormiibacterota bacterium:
- a CDS encoding alcohol dehydrogenase catalytic domain-containing protein: MKAALIDRYGSNDAVSVADIDIPTLGATDLLVRVHAASVNPVDIKTRDGKLKTLLKCRFPLVLGNDLSGVVSDVGSRVTRLKKGDAVSLV; the protein is encoded by the coding sequence ATGAAGGCCGCACTCATTGACCGCTACGGAAGCAATGACGCCGTGAGCGTGGCGGATATTGATATCCCAACCTTGGGCGCCACGGATTTGTTGGTCCGAGTACACGCCGCAAGCGTGAATCCGGTGGACATCAAGACGCGTGATGGGAAGCTGAAGACGCTGTTGAAATGCCGTTTTCCGCTGGTGCTGGGCAATGATCTCTCAGGCGTGGTTTCCGACGTGGGCTCACGGGTGACGCGCTTGAAGAAAGGCGATGCGGTCTCACTCGTGTGA
- a CDS encoding CPBP family intramembrane glutamic endopeptidase, producing MTSFETPVSERTAPSILATLVAWLALLPASPFAAIICDALLHAPAPEWLPFINLGVSATLLALGHFLPPLKPIRGYLRSITLLVLGYLVLLQVESAEAWRARFSGAPTWQFVFADSILELIPCLLLTLGLVGSDLTRRELFLTRGNLRASFPMPFRLPSGSWAWFGPFLTLFLAGPLVAQLMSTVKPDIHMLQRAIQGLPLTLAFSVFNAAQEEYRFRSVLLGRLVPVLGASQALWMTSALFGLGHWFGHPSGPTGVVMAGFAGLVWGKSMLDTRGFAWAWFIHGFQDLVIFTLLLMSSR from the coding sequence ATGACCTCTTTCGAGACACCCGTCTCCGAGAGAACCGCACCATCCATCCTGGCGACGCTCGTCGCGTGGCTGGCGCTTCTCCCGGCTAGCCCGTTTGCGGCCATCATCTGTGATGCCCTGCTCCATGCCCCTGCTCCCGAGTGGCTCCCCTTCATCAATCTTGGCGTGAGCGCAACCCTGCTTGCGCTGGGTCATTTCCTGCCTCCCTTGAAGCCGATCCGGGGCTATTTGCGATCGATCACCCTCCTGGTCCTCGGGTACCTGGTACTGCTTCAGGTCGAGAGCGCTGAAGCGTGGCGCGCGCGGTTCAGCGGGGCCCCCACCTGGCAGTTCGTCTTCGCGGACTCAATCCTCGAGCTCATCCCGTGCCTGCTTCTCACGCTTGGCCTTGTTGGCAGCGACCTTACGCGTCGCGAGCTGTTCCTCACCCGAGGCAATCTGCGCGCATCGTTCCCAATGCCTTTCCGTCTCCCATCGGGTTCGTGGGCGTGGTTCGGGCCATTTCTCACGCTCTTCCTTGCAGGCCCGCTCGTGGCTCAGCTCATGTCCACCGTCAAGCCGGACATTCACATGCTTCAGCGTGCCATCCAGGGATTGCCGTTGACACTCGCGTTCTCCGTTTTCAATGCAGCCCAGGAGGAGTATCGGTTCCGCTCCGTTCTCCTCGGCCGGCTCGTGCCAGTGCTGGGCGCCTCCCAGGCGCTCTGGATGACCTCGGCCCTCTTTGGTCTCGGCCACTGGTTCGGCCACCCCTCGGGACCGACGGGCGTCGTCATGGCTGGGTTCGCCGGCCTCGTGTGGGGCAAGAGCATGCTGGACACGCGGGGATTCGCCTGGGCGTGGTTCATCCATGGCTTCCAGGACCTGGTGATCTTCACCTTGCTTCTGATGTCCAGCCGCTAA